From the genome of Xiphophorus couchianus chromosome 6, X_couchianus-1.0, whole genome shotgun sequence, one region includes:
- the LOC114146161 gene encoding uncharacterized protein LOC114146161 isoform X4 gives MRSTSRQRVAAWLLALPLGRGRNECARRGRLEMISFWLLCWKLLRATAGFKRTIPELTDRNHDNSPSSNNNLACDFSTLAYPRNLVAMEISPSCTATDLETDNFFNCGNQELQVLPDPKVPKVEAVVENRNEKRDECDYRYFITEEEKEVQEVQDDSEQEEEEDGGRVKTEREDERRWEVEGQDGLRIDLEGDIQQGRNIVEHRGRVEGEDTQKEESENYILGKREIEGADEGREGTDKVNIWITGILGEIKRDASSDQIFVNENSQSLLSEPSVIASDPTESTLQEAWRHDLDNRDDLSDRLKAELAVVYSDSDVGEDQWLALAHRDETDHSKENRDYADDTCIAQSMKDGEVEEVQTDVLKLEEGEVNKQNEKIKVMEDSEEQMKSRRDLFLHSPSVSSTASSTDPDRRIPLDFYVQQETLSEKVSTEHVDFLVARQQWKKMEEEVKGLPIPKPGLGAKGSFQGTHSSLYPPTRSPRLKHREIQPPMSKEPPLSFTLSPGSEDSGLDDSSFRSVLEEPENSVEREIRLTLEREEQHQRERGVIAQGLTIPSLYTLGTEGSVPRPPVFRTPTLSISPSPPCSSSLPRSMYHEMTAKNVIILEPDSSGSSSRNNLLSSAISGLSDWSPSLDVAPSENVIVVETSNLIIRSASEFCLSSGPPPVETQESTFSSNPFFKLRSISSQSLVEQEIKMVRQREEEWRRQREELWRRKQEEEWRTGRERYDTVLVSPSLNENITFSVPVVPDRSVSSPSSPSRPRKMERSSLSCDHKWFS, from the exons ATGCGTTCCACCTCGCGCCAGCGAGTGGCCGCCTGGCTACTCGCGCTGCCGTTGGGAAGAGGGAGAAACGAATGCGCGCGCCGTGGCCGTCTGGAAATGATTTCGTTTTGGCTGCTTTGCTGGAAGCTGCTG AGAGCTACAGCTGGGTTTAAAAGAACGATACCTGAACTGACGGACAGAAACCACGACAACAGCCCCTCCTCCAACAACAATCTTGCCTGTGACTTTTCTACGCTTGCATACCCACGGAatctggttgccatggagattagtCCCTCATGTACAGCAACAGACCTAGAGACAGATAATTTCTTTAACTGTGGCAATCAGGAGTTACAGGTACTCCCAGATCCAAAAGTTCCAAAAGTGGAAGCAGTggtagaaaacagaaatgagaaaagaGATGAATGTGACTACCGTTATTTTATAACTGAAGAGGAGAAGGAAGTACAGGAAGTACAGGATGACAGTGaacaagaggaggaagaagatggTGGGAGAGTAAAAACTGAAAGGGAAGATGAAAGAAGATGGGAAGTGGAAGGACAGGATGGTCTAAGAATAGACCTAGAAGGAGATATTCAACAAGGAAGAAACATAGTTGAGCACAGAGGGAGAGTAGAGGGGGAAGATACACAAAAAGAGGAATCAGAAAATTATATTCTGGGGAAAAGAGAAATAGAAGGGGCGGATGAAGGTAGAGAAGGCACAGATAAAGTAAATATATGGATAACAGGAATTCTGGGAGAAATTAAGCGAGATGCTTCATCAGATCAGATTTTCGTTAATGAAAATTCACAAAGTTTGTTGTCTGAACCCTCAGTTATCGCTTCAGATCCAACAGAATCCACACTACAGGAGGCCTGGAGACATGACTTAGACAACAGAGATGATCTCAGTGACCGCCTCAAAGCAGAGCTGGCTGTTGTGTACTCAGACAGTGATGTTGGGGAGGACCAATGGCTAGCCTTAGCTCATCGTGATGAGACTGACcattcaaaagaaaacagagattaTGCTGATGACACATGCATTGCACAGAGCATGAAGGATGGTGAAGTGGAAGAAGTACAAACTGATGTGTTGAAGTTGGAAGAAGGAGAGGTGAATAAGCAAAATGAGAAGATTAAAGTCATGGAGGACAGTGAAGAACAGATGAAGTCAAGAAGAGATCTTTTCCTGCACTCTCCTTCGGTGAGCTCCACAGCCAGCTCAACCGACCCTGATAGGAGG attCCTTTAGATTTCTATGTGCAACAGGAGACCCTCAGTGAGAAAGTCTCTACTGAGCATGTGGACTTTTTGGTTGCTCGCCAGCagtggaagaagatggaggaggaggtCAAAGGTCTGCCCATCCCCAAACCAGGACTTGGAGCTAAGGGGAGCTTCCAAGGCACCCATTCTTCTTTGTACCCCCCAACTCGAAGCCCCCGTCTCAAACACAG GGAAATTCAACCCCCCATGTCCAAAGAACCTCCTCTGTCCTTCACCCTGTCCCCCGGTTCTGAGGACTCAGGCTTGGATGACTCTTCATTTCGCAGCGTTCTGGAGGAACCAGAAAATTCTGTGGAGAGGGAGATCCGACTGACATTAGAAAGAGAAGAACAGCACCAAAGGGAGAGGGGAGTGATTGCTCAGGGCCTGACGATACCTAG TCTATACACCCTAGGGACAGAAGGATCTGTGCCAAGACCTCCAGTCTTTCGTACCCCTACTCTGTCCATCTCTCCATCCCCCCcctgctcctcctctctccCCCGATCAATGTATCATGAAATGACAGCCAAAAACGTCATCATTCTTGAACCCGACTCCTCTGGCTCCAGCTCCAGGAACAACCTACTCTCCTCTGCTATCAGTGGCCTCTCTGATTGGTCTCCCAGTCTTGATGTGGCACCCTCAGAAAATGTCATTGTGGTGGAGACCTCCAATTTGATCATTCGCAGTGCTTCTGAGTTTTGCCTGAGTTCTGGGCCTCCGCCTGTAGAGACACAGGAGAGTACTTTCTCTTCTAATCCATTTTTCAAGTTGCGTTCCATCAGCAGTCAGTCTCTAGTGGAGCAAGAGATCAAGATGGTGAGGCAGAGAGAAGAGGAGTGGAGGAGGCAAAGGGAGGAACTGTGGCGAAGAAAACAAGAGGAAGAGTGGAGGACAGGGAGAGAGCGGTATGACACTGTCCTGGTGTCACCAAGCCTAAACGAAAACATCACTTTCAGTG TGCCAGTGGTTCCAGACAGATCTGTTTCCTCCCCATCATCGCCTTCCAGACCACGGAAAATGGAACGCTCTAGTTTGTCTTGTGACCACAAG
- the LOC114146161 gene encoding uncharacterized protein LOC114146161 isoform X2 — protein sequence MRSTSRQRVAAWLLALPLGRGRNECARRGRLEMISFWLLCWKLLRATAGFKRTIPELTDRNHDNSPSSNNNLACDFSTLAYPRNLVAMEISPSCTATDLETDNFFNCGNQELQVLPDPKVPKVEAVVENRNEKRDECDYRYFITEEEKEVQEVQDDSEQEEEEDGGRVKTEREDERRWEVEGQDGLRIDLEGDIQQGRNIVEHRGRVEGEDTQKEESENYILGKREIEGADEGREGTDKVNIWITGILGEIKRDASSDQIFVNENSQSLLSEPSVIASDPTESTLQEAWRHDLDNRDDLSDRLKAELAVVYSDSDVGEDQWLALAHRDETDHSKENRDYADDTCIAQSMKDGEVEEVQTDVLKLEEGEVNKQNEKIKVMEDSEEQMKSRRDLFLHSPSVSSTASSTDPDRRIPLDFYVQQETLSEKVSTEHVDFLVARQQWKKMEEEVKGLPIPKPGLGAKGSFQGTHSSLYPPTRSPRLKHREIQPPMSKEPPLSFTLSPGSEDSGLDDSSFRSVLEEPENSVEREIRLTLEREEQHQRERGVIAQGLTIPSLYTLGTEGSVPRPPVFRTPTLSISPSPPCSSSLPRSMYHEMTAKNVIILEPDSSGSSSRNNLLSSAISGLSDWSPSLDVAPSENVIVVETSNLIIRSASEFCLSSGPPPVETQESTFSSNPFFKLRSISSQSLVEQEIKMVRQREEEWRRQREELWRRKQEEEWRTGRERYDTVLVSPSLNENITFSVPVVPDRSVSSPSSPSRPRKMERSSLSCDHKVYIAVVGFMLLTVFEDCSLAICSDLFLNKP from the exons ATGCGTTCCACCTCGCGCCAGCGAGTGGCCGCCTGGCTACTCGCGCTGCCGTTGGGAAGAGGGAGAAACGAATGCGCGCGCCGTGGCCGTCTGGAAATGATTTCGTTTTGGCTGCTTTGCTGGAAGCTGCTG AGAGCTACAGCTGGGTTTAAAAGAACGATACCTGAACTGACGGACAGAAACCACGACAACAGCCCCTCCTCCAACAACAATCTTGCCTGTGACTTTTCTACGCTTGCATACCCACGGAatctggttgccatggagattagtCCCTCATGTACAGCAACAGACCTAGAGACAGATAATTTCTTTAACTGTGGCAATCAGGAGTTACAGGTACTCCCAGATCCAAAAGTTCCAAAAGTGGAAGCAGTggtagaaaacagaaatgagaaaagaGATGAATGTGACTACCGTTATTTTATAACTGAAGAGGAGAAGGAAGTACAGGAAGTACAGGATGACAGTGaacaagaggaggaagaagatggTGGGAGAGTAAAAACTGAAAGGGAAGATGAAAGAAGATGGGAAGTGGAAGGACAGGATGGTCTAAGAATAGACCTAGAAGGAGATATTCAACAAGGAAGAAACATAGTTGAGCACAGAGGGAGAGTAGAGGGGGAAGATACACAAAAAGAGGAATCAGAAAATTATATTCTGGGGAAAAGAGAAATAGAAGGGGCGGATGAAGGTAGAGAAGGCACAGATAAAGTAAATATATGGATAACAGGAATTCTGGGAGAAATTAAGCGAGATGCTTCATCAGATCAGATTTTCGTTAATGAAAATTCACAAAGTTTGTTGTCTGAACCCTCAGTTATCGCTTCAGATCCAACAGAATCCACACTACAGGAGGCCTGGAGACATGACTTAGACAACAGAGATGATCTCAGTGACCGCCTCAAAGCAGAGCTGGCTGTTGTGTACTCAGACAGTGATGTTGGGGAGGACCAATGGCTAGCCTTAGCTCATCGTGATGAGACTGACcattcaaaagaaaacagagattaTGCTGATGACACATGCATTGCACAGAGCATGAAGGATGGTGAAGTGGAAGAAGTACAAACTGATGTGTTGAAGTTGGAAGAAGGAGAGGTGAATAAGCAAAATGAGAAGATTAAAGTCATGGAGGACAGTGAAGAACAGATGAAGTCAAGAAGAGATCTTTTCCTGCACTCTCCTTCGGTGAGCTCCACAGCCAGCTCAACCGACCCTGATAGGAGG attCCTTTAGATTTCTATGTGCAACAGGAGACCCTCAGTGAGAAAGTCTCTACTGAGCATGTGGACTTTTTGGTTGCTCGCCAGCagtggaagaagatggaggaggaggtCAAAGGTCTGCCCATCCCCAAACCAGGACTTGGAGCTAAGGGGAGCTTCCAAGGCACCCATTCTTCTTTGTACCCCCCAACTCGAAGCCCCCGTCTCAAACACAG GGAAATTCAACCCCCCATGTCCAAAGAACCTCCTCTGTCCTTCACCCTGTCCCCCGGTTCTGAGGACTCAGGCTTGGATGACTCTTCATTTCGCAGCGTTCTGGAGGAACCAGAAAATTCTGTGGAGAGGGAGATCCGACTGACATTAGAAAGAGAAGAACAGCACCAAAGGGAGAGGGGAGTGATTGCTCAGGGCCTGACGATACCTAG TCTATACACCCTAGGGACAGAAGGATCTGTGCCAAGACCTCCAGTCTTTCGTACCCCTACTCTGTCCATCTCTCCATCCCCCCcctgctcctcctctctccCCCGATCAATGTATCATGAAATGACAGCCAAAAACGTCATCATTCTTGAACCCGACTCCTCTGGCTCCAGCTCCAGGAACAACCTACTCTCCTCTGCTATCAGTGGCCTCTCTGATTGGTCTCCCAGTCTTGATGTGGCACCCTCAGAAAATGTCATTGTGGTGGAGACCTCCAATTTGATCATTCGCAGTGCTTCTGAGTTTTGCCTGAGTTCTGGGCCTCCGCCTGTAGAGACACAGGAGAGTACTTTCTCTTCTAATCCATTTTTCAAGTTGCGTTCCATCAGCAGTCAGTCTCTAGTGGAGCAAGAGATCAAGATGGTGAGGCAGAGAGAAGAGGAGTGGAGGAGGCAAAGGGAGGAACTGTGGCGAAGAAAACAAGAGGAAGAGTGGAGGACAGGGAGAGAGCGGTATGACACTGTCCTGGTGTCACCAAGCCTAAACGAAAACATCACTTTCAGTG TGCCAGTGGTTCCAGACAGATCTGTTTCCTCCCCATCATCGCCTTCCAGACCACGGAAAATGGAACGCTCTAGTTTGTCTTGTGACCACAAG GTATACATTGCTGTTGTTGGGTTTATGCTGCTGACAGTGTTTGAGGACTGCAGTCTGGCTATCTGCTCTGAtctgtttttaaacaaaccatAG
- the LOC114146161 gene encoding uncharacterized protein LOC114146161 isoform X3 encodes MRSTSRQRVAAWLLALPLGRGRNECARRGRLEMISFWLLCWKLLRATAGFKRTIPELTDRNHDNSPSSNNNLACDFSTLAYPRNLVAMEISPSCTATDLETDNFFNCGNQELQVLPDPKVPKVEAVVENRNEKRDECDYRYFITEEEKEVQEVQDDSEQEEEEDGGRVKTEREDERRWEVEGQDGLRIDLEGDIQQGRNIVEHRGRVEGEDTQKEESENYILGKREIEGADEGREGTDKVNIWITGILGEIKRDASSDQIFVNENSQSLLSEPSVIASDPTESTLQEAWRHDLDNRDDLSDRLKAELAVVYSDSDVGEDQWLALAHRDETDHSKENRDYADDTCIAQSMKDGEVEEVQTDVLKLEEGEVNKQNEKIKVMEDSEEQMKSRRDLFLHSPSVSSTASSTDPDRRIPLDFYVQQETLSEKVSTEHVDFLVARQQWKKMEEEVKGLPIPKPGLGAKGSFQGTHSSLYPPTRSPRLKHREIQPPMSKEPPLSFTLSPGSEDSGLDDSSFRSVLEEPENSVEREIRLTLEREEQHQRERGVIAQGLTIPSLYTLGTEGSVPRPPVFRTPTLSISPSPPCSSSLPRSMYHEMTAKNVIILEPDSSGSSSRNNLLSSAISGLSDWSPSLDVAPSENVIVVETSNLIIRSASEFCLSSGPPPVETQESTFSSNPFFKLRSISSQSLVEQEIKMVRQREEEWRRQREELWRRKQEEEWRTGRERYDTVLVSPSLNENITFSVPVVPDRSVSSPSSPSRPRKMERSSLSCDHKGHVETFGEAGAQS; translated from the exons ATGCGTTCCACCTCGCGCCAGCGAGTGGCCGCCTGGCTACTCGCGCTGCCGTTGGGAAGAGGGAGAAACGAATGCGCGCGCCGTGGCCGTCTGGAAATGATTTCGTTTTGGCTGCTTTGCTGGAAGCTGCTG AGAGCTACAGCTGGGTTTAAAAGAACGATACCTGAACTGACGGACAGAAACCACGACAACAGCCCCTCCTCCAACAACAATCTTGCCTGTGACTTTTCTACGCTTGCATACCCACGGAatctggttgccatggagattagtCCCTCATGTACAGCAACAGACCTAGAGACAGATAATTTCTTTAACTGTGGCAATCAGGAGTTACAGGTACTCCCAGATCCAAAAGTTCCAAAAGTGGAAGCAGTggtagaaaacagaaatgagaaaagaGATGAATGTGACTACCGTTATTTTATAACTGAAGAGGAGAAGGAAGTACAGGAAGTACAGGATGACAGTGaacaagaggaggaagaagatggTGGGAGAGTAAAAACTGAAAGGGAAGATGAAAGAAGATGGGAAGTGGAAGGACAGGATGGTCTAAGAATAGACCTAGAAGGAGATATTCAACAAGGAAGAAACATAGTTGAGCACAGAGGGAGAGTAGAGGGGGAAGATACACAAAAAGAGGAATCAGAAAATTATATTCTGGGGAAAAGAGAAATAGAAGGGGCGGATGAAGGTAGAGAAGGCACAGATAAAGTAAATATATGGATAACAGGAATTCTGGGAGAAATTAAGCGAGATGCTTCATCAGATCAGATTTTCGTTAATGAAAATTCACAAAGTTTGTTGTCTGAACCCTCAGTTATCGCTTCAGATCCAACAGAATCCACACTACAGGAGGCCTGGAGACATGACTTAGACAACAGAGATGATCTCAGTGACCGCCTCAAAGCAGAGCTGGCTGTTGTGTACTCAGACAGTGATGTTGGGGAGGACCAATGGCTAGCCTTAGCTCATCGTGATGAGACTGACcattcaaaagaaaacagagattaTGCTGATGACACATGCATTGCACAGAGCATGAAGGATGGTGAAGTGGAAGAAGTACAAACTGATGTGTTGAAGTTGGAAGAAGGAGAGGTGAATAAGCAAAATGAGAAGATTAAAGTCATGGAGGACAGTGAAGAACAGATGAAGTCAAGAAGAGATCTTTTCCTGCACTCTCCTTCGGTGAGCTCCACAGCCAGCTCAACCGACCCTGATAGGAGG attCCTTTAGATTTCTATGTGCAACAGGAGACCCTCAGTGAGAAAGTCTCTACTGAGCATGTGGACTTTTTGGTTGCTCGCCAGCagtggaagaagatggaggaggaggtCAAAGGTCTGCCCATCCCCAAACCAGGACTTGGAGCTAAGGGGAGCTTCCAAGGCACCCATTCTTCTTTGTACCCCCCAACTCGAAGCCCCCGTCTCAAACACAG GGAAATTCAACCCCCCATGTCCAAAGAACCTCCTCTGTCCTTCACCCTGTCCCCCGGTTCTGAGGACTCAGGCTTGGATGACTCTTCATTTCGCAGCGTTCTGGAGGAACCAGAAAATTCTGTGGAGAGGGAGATCCGACTGACATTAGAAAGAGAAGAACAGCACCAAAGGGAGAGGGGAGTGATTGCTCAGGGCCTGACGATACCTAG TCTATACACCCTAGGGACAGAAGGATCTGTGCCAAGACCTCCAGTCTTTCGTACCCCTACTCTGTCCATCTCTCCATCCCCCCcctgctcctcctctctccCCCGATCAATGTATCATGAAATGACAGCCAAAAACGTCATCATTCTTGAACCCGACTCCTCTGGCTCCAGCTCCAGGAACAACCTACTCTCCTCTGCTATCAGTGGCCTCTCTGATTGGTCTCCCAGTCTTGATGTGGCACCCTCAGAAAATGTCATTGTGGTGGAGACCTCCAATTTGATCATTCGCAGTGCTTCTGAGTTTTGCCTGAGTTCTGGGCCTCCGCCTGTAGAGACACAGGAGAGTACTTTCTCTTCTAATCCATTTTTCAAGTTGCGTTCCATCAGCAGTCAGTCTCTAGTGGAGCAAGAGATCAAGATGGTGAGGCAGAGAGAAGAGGAGTGGAGGAGGCAAAGGGAGGAACTGTGGCGAAGAAAACAAGAGGAAGAGTGGAGGACAGGGAGAGAGCGGTATGACACTGTCCTGGTGTCACCAAGCCTAAACGAAAACATCACTTTCAGTG TGCCAGTGGTTCCAGACAGATCTGTTTCCTCCCCATCATCGCCTTCCAGACCACGGAAAATGGAACGCTCTAGTTTGTCTTGTGACCACAAG GGCCATGTAGAGACCTTTGGAGAggcaggggctcaaagttaa
- the LOC114146161 gene encoding uncharacterized protein LOC114146161 isoform X5, producing the protein MRSTSRQRVAAWLLALPLGRGRNECARRGRLEMISFWLLCWKLLRATAGFKRTIPELTDRNHDNSPSSNNNLACDFSTLAYPRNLVAMEISPSCTATDLETDNFFNCGNQELQVLPDPKVPKVEAVVENRNEKRDECDYRYFITEEEKEVQEVQDDSEQEEEEDGGRVKTEREDERRWEVEGQDGLRIDLEGDIQQGRNIVEHRGRVEGEDTQKEESENYILGKREIEGADEGREGTDKVNIWITGILGEIKRDASSDQIFVNENSQSLLSEPSVIASDPTESTLQEAWRHDLDNRDDLSDRLKAELAVVYSDSDVGEDQWLALAHRDETDHSKENRDYADDTCIAQSMKDGEVEEVQTDVLKLEEGEVNKQNEKIKVMEDSEEQMKSRRDLFLHSPSVSSTASSTDPDRRIPLDFYVQQETLSEKVSTEHVDFLVARQQWKKMEEEVKGLPIPKPGLGAKGSFQGTHSSLYPPTRSPRLKHSVLEEPENSVEREIRLTLEREEQHQRERGVIAQGLTIPSLYTLGTEGSVPRPPVFRTPTLSISPSPPCSSSLPRSMYHEMTAKNVIILEPDSSGSSSRNNLLSSAISGLSDWSPSLDVAPSENVIVVETSNLIIRSASEFCLSSGPPPVETQESTFSSNPFFKLRSISSQSLVEQEIKMVRQREEEWRRQREELWRRKQEEEWRTGRERYDTVLVSPSLNENITFSVPVVPDRSVSSPSSPSRPRKMERSSLSCDHKFPLSLSSVPRRQKVMAQRWEASLLSNQKKE; encoded by the exons ATGCGTTCCACCTCGCGCCAGCGAGTGGCCGCCTGGCTACTCGCGCTGCCGTTGGGAAGAGGGAGAAACGAATGCGCGCGCCGTGGCCGTCTGGAAATGATTTCGTTTTGGCTGCTTTGCTGGAAGCTGCTG AGAGCTACAGCTGGGTTTAAAAGAACGATACCTGAACTGACGGACAGAAACCACGACAACAGCCCCTCCTCCAACAACAATCTTGCCTGTGACTTTTCTACGCTTGCATACCCACGGAatctggttgccatggagattagtCCCTCATGTACAGCAACAGACCTAGAGACAGATAATTTCTTTAACTGTGGCAATCAGGAGTTACAGGTACTCCCAGATCCAAAAGTTCCAAAAGTGGAAGCAGTggtagaaaacagaaatgagaaaagaGATGAATGTGACTACCGTTATTTTATAACTGAAGAGGAGAAGGAAGTACAGGAAGTACAGGATGACAGTGaacaagaggaggaagaagatggTGGGAGAGTAAAAACTGAAAGGGAAGATGAAAGAAGATGGGAAGTGGAAGGACAGGATGGTCTAAGAATAGACCTAGAAGGAGATATTCAACAAGGAAGAAACATAGTTGAGCACAGAGGGAGAGTAGAGGGGGAAGATACACAAAAAGAGGAATCAGAAAATTATATTCTGGGGAAAAGAGAAATAGAAGGGGCGGATGAAGGTAGAGAAGGCACAGATAAAGTAAATATATGGATAACAGGAATTCTGGGAGAAATTAAGCGAGATGCTTCATCAGATCAGATTTTCGTTAATGAAAATTCACAAAGTTTGTTGTCTGAACCCTCAGTTATCGCTTCAGATCCAACAGAATCCACACTACAGGAGGCCTGGAGACATGACTTAGACAACAGAGATGATCTCAGTGACCGCCTCAAAGCAGAGCTGGCTGTTGTGTACTCAGACAGTGATGTTGGGGAGGACCAATGGCTAGCCTTAGCTCATCGTGATGAGACTGACcattcaaaagaaaacagagattaTGCTGATGACACATGCATTGCACAGAGCATGAAGGATGGTGAAGTGGAAGAAGTACAAACTGATGTGTTGAAGTTGGAAGAAGGAGAGGTGAATAAGCAAAATGAGAAGATTAAAGTCATGGAGGACAGTGAAGAACAGATGAAGTCAAGAAGAGATCTTTTCCTGCACTCTCCTTCGGTGAGCTCCACAGCCAGCTCAACCGACCCTGATAGGAGG attCCTTTAGATTTCTATGTGCAACAGGAGACCCTCAGTGAGAAAGTCTCTACTGAGCATGTGGACTTTTTGGTTGCTCGCCAGCagtggaagaagatggaggaggaggtCAAAGGTCTGCCCATCCCCAAACCAGGACTTGGAGCTAAGGGGAGCTTCCAAGGCACCCATTCTTCTTTGTACCCCCCAACTCGAAGCCCCCGTCTCAAACACAG CGTTCTGGAGGAACCAGAAAATTCTGTGGAGAGGGAGATCCGACTGACATTAGAAAGAGAAGAACAGCACCAAAGGGAGAGGGGAGTGATTGCTCAGGGCCTGACGATACCTAG TCTATACACCCTAGGGACAGAAGGATCTGTGCCAAGACCTCCAGTCTTTCGTACCCCTACTCTGTCCATCTCTCCATCCCCCCcctgctcctcctctctccCCCGATCAATGTATCATGAAATGACAGCCAAAAACGTCATCATTCTTGAACCCGACTCCTCTGGCTCCAGCTCCAGGAACAACCTACTCTCCTCTGCTATCAGTGGCCTCTCTGATTGGTCTCCCAGTCTTGATGTGGCACCCTCAGAAAATGTCATTGTGGTGGAGACCTCCAATTTGATCATTCGCAGTGCTTCTGAGTTTTGCCTGAGTTCTGGGCCTCCGCCTGTAGAGACACAGGAGAGTACTTTCTCTTCTAATCCATTTTTCAAGTTGCGTTCCATCAGCAGTCAGTCTCTAGTGGAGCAAGAGATCAAGATGGTGAGGCAGAGAGAAGAGGAGTGGAGGAGGCAAAGGGAGGAACTGTGGCGAAGAAAACAAGAGGAAGAGTGGAGGACAGGGAGAGAGCGGTATGACACTGTCCTGGTGTCACCAAGCCTAAACGAAAACATCACTTTCAGTG TGCCAGTGGTTCCAGACAGATCTGTTTCCTCCCCATCATCGCCTTCCAGACCACGGAAAATGGAACGCTCTAGTTTGTCTTGTGACCACAAG